In Sphingomonas sp. PAMC26645, one DNA window encodes the following:
- a CDS encoding ABC transporter ATP-binding protein, with protein sequence MSPLLEMRNIWVEYGDKIVLERVSLEIAERSFVAVVGPSGAGKSTFLRLILGQEAPTRGEVVLDGKPMRAECGPDRGVVFQRYSVFPHLTALRNVMFGLECAQAPFAARLFGAQRRAARDTAVEMLAAVGLEHSLDVYPAQMSGGMQQRLAIAQALIKHPRILLLDEPFGALDPGIRLDMHALITRLWQERGLTIVMVTHDIGEAFKLGTRVLAFDKRRHDPHAPHRFGATTTYDLPLDRKTLPPQALVDAIGGGDLPRPDLLRRPFA encoded by the coding sequence ATGAGTCCGCTGCTCGAGATGCGCAACATTTGGGTCGAATATGGCGACAAGATCGTGCTCGAACGCGTCTCGCTCGAGATCGCCGAGCGCAGCTTCGTCGCGGTGGTCGGCCCGTCGGGTGCCGGCAAGAGCACCTTCCTCCGCCTGATCCTCGGCCAGGAAGCGCCGACCCGCGGCGAAGTGGTGCTCGATGGCAAGCCGATGCGCGCGGAATGCGGGCCCGATCGCGGCGTCGTGTTCCAGCGCTATTCGGTGTTCCCGCACCTCACCGCGCTGCGCAACGTGATGTTCGGGCTCGAATGTGCGCAGGCGCCCTTCGCCGCGCGCCTGTTCGGTGCGCAGCGGCGCGCGGCGCGCGACACCGCGGTCGAGATGCTCGCCGCGGTCGGTCTCGAACACAGCCTCGATGTCTATCCCGCGCAGATGTCGGGCGGCATGCAGCAGAGGCTGGCGATCGCGCAGGCGCTGATCAAGCATCCCCGCATTCTGCTGCTCGACGAGCCGTTCGGCGCGCTCGACCCCGGCATCCGGCTCGACATGCACGCGCTCATTACCCGGCTCTGGCAGGAGCGCGGGCTGACTATCGTGATGGTGACGCACGACATCGGCGAGGCGTTCAAGCTTGGTACGCGCGTGCTCGCCTTCGACAAGCGTCGCCACGATCCGCACGCGCCGCACCGCTTCGGCGCCACCACCACCTACGACCTGCCGCTCGATCGCAAGACCCTGCCGCCACAGGCGCTCGTCGACGCGATTGGTGGCGGCGATCTTCCACGGCCCGATCTTTTACGGAGACCCTTCGCATGA
- a CDS encoding ABC transporter permease subunit: MTRLVDIRLGRGTQLVLGALPIVALLFVYLLASEARHLENPADKVLPTFEAMAQAIRGFTTDRDPSTDRVILVADTLASLYRLAIGLAIATVSALVLGLLLGVMPLARAVLGPTVAVIAVIPPVAVLPILFIVLGLDEASKIALIAIGIAPFMTRDLTNFVATLPVEQSVKAQTLGANSWQLAIRVALPQLMPRLIEALRLSMGPAWVFLIASEAVASDVGLGYRIFLVRRYFAMDIILPYVAWISLLAIAADALLLFVSRRGFPWAHGAGR; encoded by the coding sequence TTGACGCGGCTTGTCGATATCCGCCTCGGCCGCGGGACGCAGCTTGTGCTGGGCGCGCTGCCGATCGTGGCGCTGCTGTTCGTCTACCTGCTCGCCTCCGAGGCGCGCCACCTTGAGAACCCCGCGGATAAGGTGCTGCCGACCTTCGAGGCGATGGCGCAGGCCATTCGCGGGTTCACCACCGATCGCGATCCCTCGACCGATCGCGTCATTCTCGTCGCCGACACGCTGGCCAGCCTCTATCGCCTCGCCATCGGCCTCGCCATCGCGACCGTGAGCGCGCTGGTCCTCGGCCTGCTGCTCGGCGTCATGCCGCTAGCGCGTGCTGTGCTCGGCCCGACGGTCGCGGTGATCGCGGTCATCCCGCCGGTCGCGGTGCTGCCGATCCTGTTCATCGTGCTCGGGCTCGACGAAGCCTCGAAGATCGCGCTGATCGCGATCGGCATCGCACCGTTCATGACGCGCGACCTGACGAACTTCGTCGCGACCCTGCCAGTCGAGCAATCGGTCAAGGCGCAGACGCTGGGCGCCAATAGCTGGCAGCTCGCGATACGCGTCGCGCTGCCGCAGTTGATGCCGCGCCTGATCGAGGCGCTGCGGTTGTCAATGGGCCCAGCCTGGGTGTTCCTGATCGCGTCCGAGGCCGTCGCCTCCGATGTCGGGCTCGGCTACCGCATCTTCCTGGTCCGGCGCTATTTCGCGATGGACATCATCCTGCCCTACGTCGCCTGGATCTCTCTGCTCGCGATCGCGGCGGATGCGCTGCTGCTGTTCGTCAGCCGCCGCGGCTTTCCATGGGCGCACGGAGCGGGACGATGA